A single window of Nicotiana sylvestris chromosome 3, ASM39365v2, whole genome shotgun sequence DNA harbors:
- the LOC104221799 gene encoding zinc finger BED domain-containing protein RICESLEEPER 2-like: MAKAIRDCLLEWKLDKDFTITVDNASSTDVTVKELSKQLDMWKTNMMSGKHLHVRCMAHILNLIVQYGLKELDASVTRVRNIVRYVRSSPARTLKFKQCCAHVNVECTKMLCLDVPTRCNSTYLMLDTAQHFEKAFDKLHLFDDGFFAYQCSHLCEDGSSAGPLESDDWVNVRNVIEFLARFHELTKKVSGSRYVTCNSHFKDVSELYCHLKMCLVSEDEQLRKMAERMQEKFKKYWGKPEKMNKMIFIASVLNPCNKFEYVEGALEELFGEEKGKKINVEVYAYMNSLFGEYLKKYSTKSCPQSPSSSTSSNNTSNTSSGSVISASLIRTKLHLKKQKEDNGSGGAKSELDKYISEEQEPFSEEFDILSWWKTHAPRFPNLSELARDVLAIPISSMASACAFSTGGRILDSFRSSLTPKCVQALICVQDWLREEKNPISVKEDLKYLEELELGSSAIMPRAPKVRSDIWEHFEVKEDNGEVCKVECKHCGQVYNVNPKRNGTIGLRKHIKHCLARFPGIRI; this comes from the exons ATGGCTAAAGCTATTAGGGATTGTTTGCTTGAATGGAAATTAGACAAGGATTTCACTATCACCGTGGACAATGCTTCTTCAACTGATGTCACAGTCAAAGAATTGTCTAAACAGTTAGATATGTGGAAAACTAATATGATGAGTGGTAAACATCTTCATGTGAGATGCATGGCTCATATACTAAATCTAATTGTGCAATATGGTTTGAAAGAACTTGATGCTTCTGTGACACGTGTTAGAAATATTGTGAGGTATGTGAGATCTTCGCCTGCAAGGACCTTAAAGTTTAAACAGTGTTGTGCACATGTAAATGTAGAATGTACCAAAATGTTGTGTTTGGATGTTCCTACTAGGTGTAATTCCACCTATTTGATGTTGGATACGGCACAACACTTTGAAAAGGCCTTTGACAAGTTGCATCTTTTTGATGATGGATTTTTTGCTTATCAATGTTCTCATCTTTGTGAAGATGGTAGTAGTGCAGGTCCTCTTGAATCTGATGATtgggtgaatgtgaggaatgtgaTAGAGTTTCTTGCAAGATTTCATGAGCTAACCAAAAAAGTTTCAGGTTCACGTTATGTCACTTGTAATTCTCATTTTAAGGATGTATCTGAACTTTATTGTCATTTGAAAATGTGTTTAGTTAGTGAGGATGAACAGTTGAGAAAAATGGCTGAGCGAATGCAAGAAAAGTTCAAGAAGTATTGGGGTAAGCctgaaaaaatgaataaaatgatttttattgcttccgtcTTAAATCCATGTAACAAATTTGAATATGTTGAGggagcacttgaagaactttttggggaggaaaaagggaagaaaataaatgtTGAGGTGTATGCTTATATGAATTCTTTGTTTGGAGAGTATCTAAAAAAGTATTCAACCAAATCTTGTCCTCAATCTCCATCTAGTTCTACTTCATCTAACAACACATCTAATACATCTAGTGGGAGTGTTATAAGTGCATCATTAATAAGGACGAAGCTTCACTTgaagaaacaaaaggaagacAATGGAAGTGGGGGTGCTAAATCGGAGTTGGATAAATACATTAGTGAAGAACAAGAGCCTTTTAGTGAAGAATTTGATATCTTAAGTTGGTGGAAAACACATGCTCCTAGATTTCCTAATCTTTCGGAGTTGGCTCGTGATGTGTTGGCCATTCCAATTTCTAGTATGGCGTCGGCATGTGCGTTTAGCACCGGTGGCCgtattcttgattcatttaggagttcattgactccTAAATGTGTGCAAGCTCTTATTTGTGTTCAAGATTGGCTTAGAGAAGAGAAGAATCCTATTAGTGTTAAAGAAGACTTGAAGTATCTTGAGGAACTCGAGCTTG gttCAAGTGCAATCATGCCCCGTGCTCCTAAAGTACGCTCCGATAtttgggaacactttgaggtgAAAGAAGATAACGGAGAAGTTTGCAAAGTAGAGTGCAAGCATTGTGGTCAAGTCTATAATGTTAATCCAAAGAGGAATGGAACAATTGGTTTAAGGAAGCATATTAAGCATTGTCTTGCGCGTTTTCCTGGAATCCGTATTTAA
- the LOC104221797 gene encoding auxin transporter-like protein 2 has translation MVPEKQAEEAIVSAVQNETEADDRQEEMAINSNLSFKSFLWHGGSVYDAWFSCASNQVAQVLLTLPYSFSQMGMLSGILLQIFYGIMGSWTAYLISVLYVEYRSRKEKESVSFKNHVIQWFEVLDGLLGPKWKAIGLAFNCTFLLFGSVIQLIACASNIYYINDHLDKRTWTYIFGACCATTVFIPSFHNYRIWSFLGLGMTTYTAWYLTIAAFVHGQVEGVIHSGPTKMVLYFTGATNILYTFGGHAVTVEIMHAMWKPQKFKYIYLYATLYVFTLTLPSAAAVYWAFGDQLLDHANAFSLLPRNGFRDTAVILMLIHQFITFGFACTPLYFVWEKVVGMHDTKSICWRALARLPVVIPIWFLAIIFPFFGPINSAVGALLVSFTVYIIPAAAHMLTYRKASARQNAAEKPPFFLPSWTAVYAVNVFVVVWAFVVGFGFGGWASMTNFIKQVDTFGLFAKCYQCHPPDRK, from the exons ATGGTGCCTGAGAAACAAGCAGAAGAGGCCATAGTCTCAGCTGTCCAAAATGAAACAGAGGCAGATGATAGACAAGAAGAAATGGCTATTAATTCAAATTTGAGCTTCAAAAGCTTTCTTTGGCATGGTGGTTCAGTTTATGATGCCTGGTTTAGCTGTGCATCAAATCAG GTAGCACAGGTTCTGTTGACTTTACCATACTCATTTTCTCAAATGGGAATGCTTTCAGGAATTCTACTGCAGATATTTTATGGTATAATGGGAAGCTGGACAGCTTACCTCATAAGTGTCCTATATGTTGAGTACAGAAgtagaaaagagaaagaaagtgTTAGCTTCAAGAACCATGTCATTCAG TGGTTTGAAGTGTTGGATGGCTTATTGGGACCCAAGTGGAAAGCTATTGGTTTGGCCTTCAACTGTACTTTCCTTCTATTTGGTTCGGTCATACAGCTCATTGCTTGTGCAAG TAACATTTATTATATAAACGACCATTTGGATAAGAGGACATGGACATACATATTTGGGGCATGCTGTGCGACTACTGTGTTTATTCCATCATTTCACAACTATAGAATATGGTCATTTCTTGGACTGGGGATGACTACTTATACAGCTTGGTATTTGACTATTGCAGCGTTTGTTCATGGGCAG GTTGAAGGAGTTATTCACAGTGGCCCAACCAAAATGGTGCTTTATTTTACGGGTGCCACTAACATACTCTACACTTTCGGCGGACATGCCGTCACCGT GGAAATCATGCATGCAATGTGGAAACCTCAAAAATTCAAGTACATATATCTGTATGCTACACTTTATGTCTTCACATTAACACTCCCATCAGCAGCAGCTGTCTATTGGGCCTTCGGTGACCAGCTTCTTGACCATGCCAATGCCTTCTCCCTCCTCCCTCGAAACGGTTTTCGCGACACAGCTGTCATTCTAATGCTAATCCACCAG TTTATTACATTTGGATTTGCTTGCACTCCTCTGTACTTTGTTTGGGAAAAAGTTGTGGGGATGCACGACACGAAGAGCATATGTTGGAGGGCATTGGCTAGGTTACCAGTCGTGATACCAATATGGTTTTTGGCCATCATATTTCCATTCTTTGGGCCTATTAACTCGGCTGTGGGGGCATTATTAGTTAGCTTCACCGTGTACATCATTCCTGCTGCTGCTCATATGCTCACTTACAGGAAGGCTTCTGCTCGACAG AATGCAGCTGAAAAACCTCCCTTCTTCCTTCCAAGCTGGACAGCGGTATATGCAGTGAATGTGTTTGTGGTGGTATGGGCTTTTGTTGTTGGATTTGGATTCGGAGGATGGGCAAGCATGACCAATTTCATCAAGCAAGTTGATACTTTTGGCTTGTTTGCTAAGTGTTATCAGTGCCACCCCCCTGACCGAAAGTAG
- the LOC138887542 gene encoding serine/threonine-protein phosphatase 7 long form homolog: MDFPPPAHPGPAEDQLLVLQGDHRSSFVWEGQLSMQALRPRRPDDLWEFIAEHPFHDRVVARLQATGFYTIFELGRMQLDWSLITALIEWWRPETHTFHLPTGEATITLKDIQVLYGLRVDGRVVALPQYIRSMTRAQFLDMMGQFTSYRPQGDAGGSRVALSAIRDHMAVLHPDITGETEDLHIERYTRLVLLLCFRVCLVPEHFGESCEYALSPSSSAAG; the protein is encoded by the coding sequence atggactttcctccgcctgcgcatcctggacctgccgaggatcagctactagtgttgcagggcgaccataggtcctccTTTGTATGGGAGGGACAACTATCGATGCAGGCTCTCCGCCCCAGGAGACCTGACGATTTGTGGGAGTTCATCGCGGAGCATCCTTTTCATGACCGTGTAGTCGCGCGCCTACAGGCTACGGGCTTCTATACGATTTTTGAGCTTGGACGGATGcagcttgattggtctctcatcacAGCCTTGATAGAgtggtggcgaccggagacacacacttttcacttgcccactggagaggccaccatcacgctgaAGGATATTCAGGTTTTGTACGGGCTGCGCGTAGATGGACGGGTCGTGGCACTGCCCCAGTACATTAGATCCATGACGCGTGCACAGTTTTTGGATAtgatggggcagtttactagttATAGACCTCAGGGTGACGCCGGGGGTAGTCGCGTTGCTTTGTCAGCCATCAGAGATCATATGGCTGTTTTGCACCCAGACATTACCGGTGAGACGGAGGATCTCCATATTGAGAGGTACACGCGGTTGGTGCTGCTCCTGTGTTTTCGggtgtgtcttgttcccgaacacttcggggagtcTTGTGAGTATGCGCTTTCTCCATCATCTTCAGCAGCTGGATGA